TGCATTCACATACTACTATCCAATAATACttatgttttaatgtaaatatatttatatcataccgATTTTATGTAACAAATGTTTAGGATAAGAAATGTAAAAGCTctgattcaaaaacaaatgtagAGATCCGTGATGTTGAGGTAAATATTGCACGAGAtattgagtaaaataaaaatgtttaatattaaatgtatatttattcagaaaaaagaaaaaaaagagaaaaaggaaaaaaaagaaaaaatagaaaaaaaagaatctTCATCTTGCTCATCATCCAATGAAACTGATAAAAAGGTTAAGAAAGATtcggtaaaattattattccgttgtatataattcaaaattcattgtgcattcacatattataattctacagtgttcatattttaatgtaaatctatttatttcatactgattttaataaataaatgtttaggaTAAGAAATGTAAATGCTCAGATTCAAAAAACAAAGGAGAAAACCGTGATGAACaggtacattttacataaaatattatgaaacattaacaaatataatgctcatgttttattgttcattttttaatattatttaagtgtctattaattattatttaaattatgtaatatacgtaCAGGATAAGAAATGTAAATGCTCcgattcaaaaacaaatgtagAAACCCGTGATGTTgaggtatgtatttataacatactaggtagaataaaaatatataatattaaacctgtatgtatatagaaaaaagaaaaaaagaaatcttCAACTTGCTCATCGTCCAATGAAACAGATAAAAAGGTTATGAAGGATTcggtatgattataattaaattgtatacaaaatataatagtaataataattattatattgaatatgtaatactatgtatttgtattgtttaatgatgtataagttatcctttttttttttttatggtaaacaGTGCAATAGTTCAGATTCAATAAAAGAAATTGGAGAAAttaaggtaaaatattttattaagttaattaaaatgtataataaacgtttttgTATCTGTTCGTATTAATTGCAAGTATATgtaacaaacaaattaataaataatattgttttaatgttatttgatattttattttcgttttacgGTAgtctgttattttattattttaatagataattcaacttttttgttcttaataatttaaaaatgttatgattttaaatctatagatgatattttgaattattaaaaatacgttaaaattgtgttttataatatattttttagagtgGTAGCCGAAGATATTCTGAGTCGAAATCTGACGTAATAAACAGTGAAAttatggtaattattaatattttgtataaacaatgtattttattcatattatagttctattgtacaaataaaatatatttatttatttagaaaaatgaaaacaaaaaaacctcATCTACATCAATATGCAACGAAAATAGTAAATCTGGAATGTGCCAATcggtaaatactatattttgttaaacagtatattataatagtaatatttttatgccagcttataaattaattaattttaacaaaaaagtgaattttaacttaattaatatatataatgtctatTTTTTAGGTCGACCAATACAGATCAAAGACAGATGATGAAATTACGGGAACGATggtgaataaaatttttattacactttaagtatttatactaatttatcttttataattaatttctctattctttatttagaataatgaaaataacataTCGTCATCTTCTATGTCATCTGGAAGTAATACAAAAGGAATTAAGCAATTGGTAAATtctttgaacaattttttatgttattacttttacattttgaaaatattgttctacttaaattattgtaatctcATTAAAAATACGTGTATATTTTCGATGCATATTAACGTAATATAATTGCTtcgtatgaattataaatatgaaatatagatcaatagttcaattttatattaaaaattttattcaaactatACATAcatcgttttaattattttttcatttttaataaatatttttcttgtctatatatttttagaacaaccaacaaattaattattctgagTCGGAGACTGAAGAACAAGACAATGTAACgatggtaaatattaatacagtatacattaaatatatttaatattaaatttaaatttaataacaatattttattattcagttaaatgaaataaacgaATCTTCTTCATCTTCATCGTCCCGCTGTGGAAGtagtaaaaatgaaataaacaaatcggtaaataatttgatgattaacatattttctcctaatatttttttacaaacatataattaatttaaacctaattataaaacatatatttggttaattatatactcaataaatttaaaaataaggtgGTTCAATTATACACATGCTTTCgtgttatttatactttaaagtatatctaaattattctaataactattttgtttttataaatataatataacacacttatatttttagaataatcaaCAATATACTTATTCCGAGTCAGATAATGAAGAACACGACAATGAAACGAtggtgaatattaatataattcacattgaataaatttaatattataatattgtaatttgatagtaacgatattttaattgtttagttaAATAGAGAAATTAATTCTTCATCTAAATCAATGGGCTATGGATGtagtaaaaatgaaattaaccaATCGGTAAATAAAATCGAACTGTCTAagtattactttaatttaataacactaataatttagtggttttagtaggtataataggtatatgtattatatttttagcttaaaaatagaatatgttaattacaatgcatttaaaattattgattaaattaaacacaaaactatataatatattaatatttattatctaatttaaattgtattatttttaggggTTACAACGTAGTAGTTCAGAATTAAATGTAGATGAAAAATCTATAGCAATGGTAAATactgtataaaacataatcgtacatatttcttttttttcttattttaaatttattaattttttttatttttagataaaacaaGGAAGCAAATCATCAACAACTTCATCATcagtaagtaatattattatacttgacaatttaataatatgaaatatatgatACATGGATTgtgaatatatcatatttaattcaattaagttactagataataattttttaaatgcaaatataatatatatatatataaataattagttagcagtatttattacttatagctACACAtacgtaaattttaaaataaaatagtttgatgcttatgttttgattttttcatcaattaatattgtattttcaggGTTATAATCAACGTAGCATGGTAGAATCAAATTCTGCACGTGgagaatcaaaaaatattatggtaattaataaatctacgtaaaaaataaaataaaatactaggatattatgttattacaatTTCGACATCctatgttatttttgtattaaactatgatttttatttttttaggtaaagGATCAATCTACGTCGTCTTCATTGTACAGCCAAGAAGATGAAAATGCAATGGGAATCGcggtaaattacaatatttttttactataatttatacacatagttagaatacattatttataattttggaataaaaaataaaaaacaaaaaccattgttattaattttaaacaatgtaaaaaataatgataattaattaacatttttattaggaTTTGTAGAAacgcatttaaaatttataagtaatatatgaaaatgtatttaaaaaatacatagttaaGTGAGCCACTTTAAAGTGCATCGTAATTTATAGTACGTGTTCATAAATTAGCATTGTATCATTCaatgtctaaaataaattatacatacatttacttTGTTTGAATTTAACACTTAGATATTTATTGTAGTAAGAATAATTAGGCTAACATtcatgaacaaataataaattaatcatacaaagtgaatataatatataaacacagtATGTCCCAAAGGTATCCTATATCACTCTATGTGGAAaagctatttatttaaataggtgttttcaataataatctataacaaGAAttctacttaatattataaatttcaaaaaaatgtttatacagttAAATTCTTGAAAGTGAGTATCCATTTTTAGaatgtatatgtgtgttgGTGTTTTTCAATGTCTGTTATCAGAATCTgaagttgaaaaaaatgatttactttTACAATTTGAGGATTGTTTCTGGTAGAAATACATTAAGTATTTTCAAAggatagacatttttaaattctcaaaaatttttattttaatagcaacatattaataaaagcaaTAGTATTAggcaaaattgatttattttaatttagcaataatacagcaataatatataaatttgtagataatttttattattcgtacTATTctcattacttaaaaaaaataagccattatatagataatttttgaatgtatattttaatttgaaaaatataaaatataaatttaataatttgaatttgaatctttaattatttaacctaatattattattatttattttgttgaaaaaatgtacattaaatatttataatatgtttataaacataatacactaaatatggatagatataaaattgtatcatgttgttgatttattattttagcaaataagttaatatataagtatattatatgatactcATTGAgtcttttatttagaaaaaagaaCAATTGGGATATTCATCTTCTTCTACTTATATTTCTGGCGGTAAAACAGAAATTAATCAAgcggtaaataatattattttgatcatttcataatatattgtattaactatgttttaatcaaatgatctattttttctttttaaagtcACAAAGGTCAGAATCAAACCAATTTGAGCGAAATGTGGTacgtatttaaactataatttaaaattaaactaaatttggACTTAactaagaattattttatatcttatagaATTATAGCGAATATGAAAAtcaagaagaagaagaagaaagcCAATCTGGATGCTCCTATTAATGAATCtgatattatctaatttattataatattgccattgaatattaaatttttaatatcttgtaAAAggcttaacaattttaaatacaattaaattaaattaatatatatgttatatttattttatgcacggtaggtacctaaacaagtaaaatctttttaaaataatttaacatttgatAATAGGAATTACTAAGCTTTAGGACTATTTGTATGATTAGGtactagataaaaaaaatagattatattttaaaatttaaatacatagttaGTTTAGAagtttcacaaaaatattttgattacttAGATGAAAATACAGTTACTTTATTAGTGAAACCGATAATAATCTATGTTTAAAACAGCTTCATGGGGCTAATAAGGATAACACGTGATCACGTGAGCTATGTCACTTAAGATATGTAAGAAGGTAATGATCTTAGAAACAATTAGTGTTTGAGGTtaagatcataatattaccttGGAAACCTTTCGACATCATTGACTGtatgacaatatataatatatatatatatatatataaatattattttgaattatcctTTTATATATTGGTGAATGTCAAAATTAATGGGttcttatttatacatttgcatacttatatgtaaatttgttctaaattaaaaaaaagtttgaggttaaaaaaagtataactggtatacactatacatatttagaaGAAAGAATTGTAAATatgctcatattataaatctctattgcttataattttccgacaaatttaattttaaattttaaaacaattgaaataattatattattattttaaagtattaagaataaaatttatttttgaataatttatgatatcaatatcaataactttgaatgtttaaaaattttataattgataatattataaagaatttgttttttttatcttcaatTAGTATCTTGTACTCAAAAAAAGTCAAGCCTACGGGTATTTTTACCATCTTATGAACATCAATGAACGAAATTTATATTCAGTAAAACCAGTTTTGTGTTGTTAGTCTTAATATTAAGcttaaattttcttattgtgagtatataatttaataataagaatattatccaggtctgaatgtaatttttttgtgatatattttttttaaattttttcaaacaagtaatattgatttttttgctGGTTattctcaatttattattaaagtaggtAATGGAATTCACTCCCTATCTAAATCACCAGAAATAAACCTGAATAATGTAGTATTTTTCtccaaaaaagtataattaacacacaaaaaacataatattgtaaaaccaatttattcATCGTTTCGCTTAGAAAATCGACgatattcgtatatatatatttaattgtggatgaagattttattttgaaagaaAATGGATATAGCTGGTTTtggtatagttattatactaaaataaataggtaaatcatgtttttaatgtaattttgttaaattatatttttaattttgtgatatttagaatcttaaaatgatattaaaatataatgggtAGTACCTTAAAACCCTACCTTGATTATCGTTAAGAcatatgtaacataatatgtatactaatacttaataattaatttaatccactctatcaatttgaaaaacgataaaaactgattttttttttttaatttgttctttGGACGCTATGATTTATGGTtgctattaaatttgaaatggctgaacaacacaatattatacaaggtgACCGAACTGAGGCGAGAGCAAATAAGAACTCAtcggttttaaaattattaaaatacattttaacatacaatttaataatttgttttgattgaaTTTCACAGTAGCtgttcaataatatgtttcttaaaaatatatggtacatttattttatttttaaaaataatatgtgattttaTTATGTCAATCTGTgcaattagtttatattaagaatatataaattcataatttttactttaacttATATTGTACCATTAGTATCTActagtttaatttatgataacgaACACAGTTGTTACTTattctacattttataattttttacttgcctatactaaaattataaatatacctattataatggattttttaatgacaattgaaaattatattaaaattaaaattttactaatactacattttgtatatataaaaaaatgaaacaaaacataaattattaaaaaaaatactcatatttaatcaattaaaaacaaattgtatttactcaTGATGAATTGATTTTAGAATTTCAAATGTCATCTTGAATAATGATTACTTGTATGACtgcattaataaatttacctgTAAAAAcagaacaaaaattatgattagttcttatatactaaaataattaatatatactcgtaaaatTAGGCCAatgtttgttttgaaaaagaatattttatttctaaaaattgtttttttatttttaaatttctaaagacaaacatatatttttaaaaatcgttaaaattaatatattttggaaagCTTACAACACAGCATTATTCCTaagcttataaatataaaaaaaagactgctttaaataaattatgaactgGACATACTAGGATGACTTACggttttctaatatttagGGATCTCTTATAAGTATACGACACCTTTTAACAGAAAGTCGAAATACTTAGAAGAACTAAAAGaatacaaaatacttaacACCTGAGATGAAGTCCTAGGATTAGGCCCAGAAGGATTATCTAAAGAATCCAAACttataaatgtcaaaaaaaaaaatagtttaagaaTTATGTGGATAGGAAATGTCTTACTGATGATgatgaataaaaaagttttaaataatgttcaatCACTTAACCATTTTTGACtagatacgtattataatatgctataatatctataatagagATAGAGTTATGCACTctgaaaaagttattaaatagattgtataattttatatttcaagtgGAGCGATGAAtctattggttttaaaaaaacgcgTATTTGTTTAACCTGTCATCATTTTTTGGAGCTCGTACAATTGAGCTCGtggttttgattaaatttaataaataaattgaaaaaataaccaaaaaaagtcaaaagtttcaaatatctataagtaaaatataataaaaccaaaattagatcataatatatacctatatacgtcGAACGACGTACACCAGTTCTTCGAAAAACAGCAAGGTATAGTTATGCGGAAAAACAGTGCGTTCTCTCATTAATCGGAGTTTcaaagaaaatgtatattctcAATTAAAGTTAacgtaattttgtaaatttgttatgtaattaaacattcataaaattattttaaaaatattaattttttattcctttagcttgaatattttgatataatttttttgattagtaTCATTCTTGaaacaatttatgaatattagaaGAATATTCTATATGTGTGTTTGTTtgcaatttttagaaaattgaatacttaaatgaaaaaatacgatttttttcttatctatTTAGTTTTGggcaaatatttgtttatattattattattattattatcaaaattatataaatatattttattaatgtacctactatattatatgttcaacattaaaatgtataatacatttttattagattcatttaaagttgtatatttaaacactattgtattataacgtacttatttaatttttgttaattataattttaagttttctcaatatataataataagtcaataagtaaatatatatattatattaacaaatatctttaaaaatagaaattattgacAAACCATCTTTcattagaatcatttttcgtatcattgaatattcaaattatacttatatcagTAATAGTCAGATATACTCGAAACCTACCATACAGGCAAGCGACTTCCCAGTATTTTTTGTTGCGcctttattgtaaataactgcaaatatgttattattaacctaGTTTGTATTTAACTAATGCTTAttacaagtaaaatataaatttaggaatttatttgattctcGTAGTGGTTTATTTAAGCAACAGACAAGatatcaaaatatgaataaataaaaatgtatttaataaaatagaatattgtttttaaatttgtattcataaaatataaatttatttagaattataagAGTTTTGTGTAGTTGTATAAGGTATAGTTCAGACTTTCATTGTATATTTCTCTTCTCGTGACCCTTAAATTTGCAACCTTCCATCACTATATTacggaaatttaaaaatgatttcctccgtttttaatagaattaaatGTGAGTTCATTACTTTCACTTGTTGTAATAAATCTTGAATTCAATCACTAATGATGAACAATTTAAAGATATCATGTACATAGTAAAATATCTTGATGATTTATTCAATGTTAAGGCAATAACGCACGCTGTTTATTTAGtctgtataaacataatacatcataccaatcattttattgtacaagggaaattatttttaataacagtttattttaCTAGAAATGggaatttacttttaattgaaaataatggaaattaatatttcaaaattgatttttataaattcgcaTGGGATCACATACGATTATTTAATCTGTCGTTTtacttattatgatatattttagtcatttaaacataataatttagaaacaattatgccttatatagtttattgtgataaaattattttattttattaaaataatttttagtcaaaTTTGGAGTGGTcgtaaaacttataatttgaatgataTTCATCtcaatttcaaaatacaataatcatttaaaattatataaattaattagtgtcattgtcataaaaaagtaattttaaaaatgttaaaaataagaacaataattatttactaaataagtaaactatcaaattttattttattagaattgaaactatataattaagttgtgtaaaataaaaaaatataatttattaaattgtattttacaattaattgatgtatttaaacataatactcACGTTTGTAAATTATCGGTTTCAATAAACTGTTATAAACTGAGTGACAGTATTTGAATACGCAAATGTAAATTGTACCTACATAAGAAATGTGGTTTATAtggctatacatatatatttatatttaaattttaaagtttaaacaagaGAAATGAAGCGGTGCACAATTTATGCAGACAGAGTGAAAACCGTTTTACCCTTctcattaaaactttaaatggtCATAGTTGGAAATCCTTTTGTtcaatattagatttaaattcatcaaaaaatgttgtaacatttttatacttgatgattaatgatgaaaattattattataattatttaaaacattattttcattgtatatttcaattatgtcATTTATACGACTTAACGTTACGTTATTGGCAATATAcagttgtttttcattttattttgtccttaagactttttttttttgtaatcagttttttgtaattgatttctttacatttatattcacaATGTTAACAATGGTTATCTCTTAAATGGGAATCTCTTGagtttgtacattatttacttGTCAAACAATTATTCTGAACGTAAATACGATTATAGTGATTACTATCTGAATAGTGCTTATGATTATCGTGCAAAGGCTGTAAATATAGACTGTTCTAATGTATcagtataatagtaatggattaattgataaatatataaacatcacAGTTCGAGACAGACTATAAATCTGTGAATGAACATTAAACGATGACTTGACATATATCTGGTTCACTGCAccgataaatatattgtaatcttatcgtttatgttaaaatttaataatgtataaagttaaaattattacaattgttattctccctatatcataataaacacATCCAGACAAGTTCAGGTCCAAGTCAATATCCCACTCCAAAACATAGCCTCATTTCcggttttaagaataattttcttatgGTTTCTACCcggaatttatatttttatgctataTACAATACAGTGTTAAACGCATTTTTTCAGACCATATATTATTCCtcttattttacatttctagtagtttttttattcatcgtAAATCATGTTTCACATGCATTTAATCTTATAGTATCCATTgtactatgttttttttttttttaaagtaagttCTTTTTAGACTTTTGTGACAACaatgttggtcaaaaataaaaactttaaacaacgcggaaaaacatttatctcaggatatttgattttatgtgTCTATGTGATTGTCGTtaagtacattaaatttaactatcacctatttgaagtttaaaacttttcaaatGCATAGT
This sequence is a window from Rhopalosiphum maidis isolate BTI-1 chromosome 1, ASM367621v3, whole genome shotgun sequence. Protein-coding genes within it:
- the LOC113550711 gene encoding dentin sialophosphoprotein-like isoform X22, whose amino-acid sequence is MSERAIFLVITISLSVTCGLDLFRRDGINGYNGYLAKRDEIIMSPDSIAAEFIDSKNLMKRDTIEDIVTETTTSTNVENQVVNSNPASQLVKRCNYDQICSSSNSETNIETHNVEETATQESSSCSSSYSSSSETDEIVKNDSGKICQCSDSKTNVEVRDIEKKEKKEKKESSSCSSSSETDKKVKKDSDKQFKCSESKSKEENRDSQKKEQKEKKKSSSSSSSSETDKKKKEKKEKKESSSCSSSNETDKKVKKDSDKTCKCSESKTKGENRDGEVKKCKCSESKSKEEKRDNEKKEKKEQKEKKESSSCSSSNETDKKVKKDSDKKCKCSDSKTNVEIRDVEKKEKKEKKEKKEKIEKKESSSCSSSNETDKNVKKDSDKKCKSSDSKTNVEIRDVEKKEKKEKKEKKEKMEKKESSSCSSSNETDKKVKKDSDKKCKSSDSKTNVEIRDVEKKEKKEKKEKKEKIEKKESSSCSSSNETDKKVKKDSDKKCKCSDSKNKGENRDEQDKKCKCSDSKTNVETRDVEKKEKKKSSTCSSSNETDKKVMKDSCNSSDSIKEIGEIKSGSRRYSESKSDVINSEIMKNENKKTSSTSICNENSKSGMCQSVDQYRSKTDDEITGTMNNENNISSSSMSSGSNTKGIKQLNNQQINYSESETEEQDNVTMLNEINESSSSSSSRCGSSKNEINKSNNQQYTYSESDNEEHDNETMLNREINSSSKSMGYGCSKNEINQSGLQRSSSELNVDEKSIAMIKQGSKSSTTSSSGYNQRSMVESNSARGESKNIMVKDQSTSSSLYSQEDENAMGIAKKEQLGYSSSSTYISGGKTEINQASQRSESNQFERNVNYSEYENQEEEEESQSGCSY